The window AAGATTCCTTAAGCTGCTGCTGATGAAACGCACCCTCGCTGTCCTGACCGTCTTTAGCCTGCTGCTGGCCGCCTGCCGCCCTCAGCCTGTGCCGACGCCCATTGACCCGGCCACGGTTGAACCTGTCGCCCCCGTGGTGGGGCAGGCGCTGGAGGTGCAGCAGATTCCCGGCACCGTCGAGAGCGCCGCCAAGCAGCTGAACGCCCTGCTGGACCCCAACAACCCCGACATAGATCCTGACCTGAAAGCCCTGCTGGCCGTCTTTGGTCCCGGCAGCGCCATGCCCCTAGACTTGAAGCAGCCCACCCAACTGGGCCGCAGCTTGGTTCAGAATTTTGCCGCCCACGCCCGTGGTCAGCTGCAGGTGCAGGGCGTGACGACGCTGAAGCAGACGCTCCCCACCGGCACGACAACCGTGGACCGGACGGGCCGCTCGACCTACCAGAGCACCCCTGCGGACGGCTACGTCATCATCTTTGAAGCACAGAACCTGCGCGTAGACGTGAAGTGGAAAGTGGGCGGCGCCGCCACCGTGTTTGTTCCAGCCGGCATGGCCTACAACCCCAGCACCGGCCAGTGGAGCCCCGCCGAGCAGGAACTGCCCACCAACGCCAGCGCCACGCTGACCCGAGGCACCCAGGCCGCCGCTGGCGCCACCTTCACCATGACGCCGGGCGAGTGCCTGTCGGCCCTGGGGCCCACCGCTCTGAGCTTTAACGCCTGGGCCGGCCGCGCCGTGAACAGTCCCGCTGCCCTGAAGCTGAACTACGCCTGGACCGACGCCAATATCAGTCTCAGCGGCGACGCCCTGTACACCACCACCAAGCAGAAGGCCAGCCTGAGCGCCAAACTGGACGTGCGCGGCACGACCGTTAACCGCTGCACGCCCGCCACCTTCGCCTTCCGCCCCACCCGCGCCGACCTGACCGCCAGCGCCGAAGTCCCCAGTCACAAGCTGGACCTGGCCCTGTACCTGCGCGACCTGAGCAACCTGGAATTCAGCGCCGACGCCCTGAATGCCCAGAACCCCCTGGCCAAGGTGGGCGGCACGGTCAATGGTCGCCTGAGCTTTAACGGCCGCAGCCTGCTGACCGCTTTCGGGCCGCTGGCCGACGGCGCCGACACCAACCTCCAGCCCGGCGATCAGGTGAAGGTGAAGTACGTCCAAGACGGCAAGTTGGTCGAAACCGACCTACCCGGCGCCCTGGACGGGCTGGGCACGCTGTTCCTGCCGTATTGATTCTCCACCCGACTCTGGCCCCACCCGCGCTTAGCTGGTGGGGCCGTCTTCATAGCGGCCTGAAGGCTGCGGTAACGTGACCCATGCGCATTCAGGACATGAACTGGGACATGGTTGAGGCGGCACTGAGGCGCGATGACCGCTGCGTGCTGCCGCTGGGCTGCACCGAGCAGCACGCCACCCTGAGCCTGGCCACCGACACCCTGCTGGCTGGGCGGGTGGCCCGCGAGGCCGCCGAGGGCCTGGGCGTTCCTGTCTTTCCGACGCTGCCCTACGGCATTACACCGACTTTTACGGCTTACCCCGGCACCCTGAGTGTGAGCGTCAACACCTATCTGGCCCTGTTGGACGACCTGCTCCGTGGGCTGCACGCCCAGGGCTTCCGGCGCATTCTGGTGGTCAACGGCCACGGGGGCAACGCGCCGGGCCAGGGTTGGCTGGGCGAGTGGCTGGCCCGGCACCCGGACGCGCGGGTGCAGTGGCACAACTGGTGGAACGCGCCGCGCACCTGGGCAGCGGTGCAGGCCACCGACGAACTGGCCAGCCACGCGAGCTGGATGGAAAGTTTTCCCTGGACCCGGCTGGAAGGCGTCAGCGCCCCCGAAGAGCGCAAGCCGATGGTGGATCTGAATGCGCTGCGGCAGCTGCCTCCCGCCGGGGTCCGGGCCCTGCTGGGCGACGGCAATTTCGGCGGCCTGCACCGCCGCCCCGACCGCGAGATGCTCCGGATCTGGCAAGAAGCGGTGGCTGAAACGCGGGCGCTGCTGGAGACCGGCTGGGCCTAAAGACCATGTGGGGCTGATCTGATCTAGAGCCAGCGCAACCTCTGAATTCCGGCAAGAGCGCAGCCCACATGGCTTCTCTCTGTTTCGTTAACAAATCGGGAGAACACCAGTTCGCAAGCTCCACGCCTGGAACCCGCTTTTCTTCTTCTCACTCCGCTGCGTAACCGGTCTTGAATCGTTTTGGTCAACACTTCAAGCGGCGTCCGTATGGGTCGATTCGCAAGTCAACAAGACAAGCCGAGGCCCGGCGACTCTAGGGCCGCCTCCTGTGGCAGAGAGCATCTTAGGCCGCCGCACCGATCTCCCATATAGAGAAGACCAGGCTCTTGAGCGCCACATCTCACTCTTGCCCAGCTGCCCTCTTCATCTTTTAGGAACCAGAGTTCGTCTCGGCCCAGCCTTAGTTCTCGTCTAACTCGGCAGCCACAGCGGCCAGTGCACCTGGCCGACCAATCCGAGCGCGGCCGTCCGCTTGCGCCGCCTGGAACCGGGTCGGGTCAGTGCCGAGGCTCTGGACCGCAGCGGCAACCGCCTGCGCCGTGGGCGCGGTAACGGTCAGGGCCTGACCCAGCAGGCGCGTCTGCCGCGCGGCAAACCCCGCCACGTACTGCGGCCCTGGCGTGGGGAAGCCCACGACGGGGAGGCCCAGCCCAGCCGCCTGTTCGTTGGCTGTGCCGGCTGTTCCCAGGGCCAGGGCAGCCCGGTGCAGCACCGCCGAAAAAGCGCCGCGCAGCACCAGCACTCGCGTCTCGCCGCGCCGCAGCCACAGGGTCGCCTCATCCACCTGGCCAGCTGTCCAGCCGGGCAGCGGCGGCAATTCGGCGAATGGGCGGGCAAAGGCCACAGCGGCCTGCCAGGCGGGGAGCTGCGCGGCGGCCTCCAGCATGACCGGCAGGGAAAACGCCGCGTCTCCGCGCTGGCCGGGGAGCAGGGCCAGCACCGGCCGCCCGTCCAGCAGCGGCCCCAGGTCGCGTTCGGGCTCGGGCAGCACATCCATCGCAAAGCCGCCCCGGTACGCGGCATTCACGCCGCGCCGGGCCAGGTGAACGGCCGAGGGCTGGTCCCGCGTGTACACCCGCCGCGCCCGACGGGCCAGGGCCACCTCCCAGGGCATAAAGAGGTTGGCGCCCAGGGCGTTCAGTTCACGCAGGTGGGCCGCCGGGGTCATGCCCTGCGCGTAGAACGACGACACCAGCGGCTGAAGGTGCGTCAGTGGCAGGCGGGGGCCAGCTGCCCGACCAGCTGGCCGCGCCACCACCCGCGCGGCCAGGGTGCCCACCGCCAGCGCGTAGGTGTCGCCCACCACAACCACCCGCGCCACCTGCCCCCCCAACCGCCGCGCCGCCGCCCACTGCCGCAGCGAGACGGTCAGCAGGCCCGCCTGCACATCCGCGCGCAGGTTTGCCAGGCTGCCAAAGGGAAAGCCGCCCGAAGGCAGCGCCAGATGGGGGCCCTGAAGCTCGGCAGTCCCCGCATACGCCGTGCCCGACCCGACCAGCGGGAGGGCCAGCACCGGCCCGCGCCCGGCCCGCGCCAGTTCACACGCCAGCCCGGCCCCGATCAGGT of the Deinococcus betulae genome contains:
- a CDS encoding lipid-A-disaccharide synthase-related protein; protein product: MASTFRRTDATLLVSNGYAEDLIGAGLACELARAGRGPVLALPLVGSGTAYAGTAELQGPHLALPSGGFPFGSLANLRADVQAGLLTVSLRQWAAARRLGGQVARVVVVGDTYALAVGTLAARVVARPAGRAAGPRLPLTHLQPLVSSFYAQGMTPAAHLRELNALGANLFMPWEVALARRARRVYTRDQPSAVHLARRGVNAAYRGGFAMDVLPEPERDLGPLLDGRPVLALLPGQRGDAAFSLPVMLEAAAQLPAWQAAVAFARPFAELPPLPGWTAGQVDEATLWLRRGETRVLVLRGAFSAVLHRAALALGTAGTANEQAAGLGLPVVGFPTPGPQYVAGFAARQTRLLGQALTVTAPTAQAVAAAVQSLGTDPTRFQAAQADGRARIGRPGALAAVAAELDEN
- a CDS encoding creatininase family protein codes for the protein MRIQDMNWDMVEAALRRDDRCVLPLGCTEQHATLSLATDTLLAGRVAREAAEGLGVPVFPTLPYGITPTFTAYPGTLSVSVNTYLALLDDLLRGLHAQGFRRILVVNGHGGNAPGQGWLGEWLARHPDARVQWHNWWNAPRTWAAVQATDELASHASWMESFPWTRLEGVSAPEERKPMVDLNALRQLPPAGVRALLGDGNFGGLHRRPDREMLRIWQEAVAETRALLETGWA